The following proteins are encoded in a genomic region of Nitrospinota bacterium:
- the recA gene encoding recombinase RecA yields the protein MSNDKEKTEKAISLALLQIERQFGKGSIMRLGDKKVLKDVLVIPTGSISLDCALGLGGIPRGRVTEIFGPEASGKTTLALHMIAEAQKLGGIAAFIDAEHALDTVYANKLGVKLDDLLISQPDTGEQALEITEVLVRSAGIDLAVIDSVAALVPKAEIDGEMGDAHMGLQARLMSQALRKLAAVINKSNTSVVFINQIRQKIGVMFGNPETTTGGMALKFYSSLRLDIRRISPIKEGENVVGNRTRVRVVKNKMAPPFKHAEFDIMYGEGISREGDIIDLAVDNNIISKSGTWYSYKDERLGQGRENAKKFLKENPDIIAKLENDIKKILGISKETKEKKDE from the coding sequence ATGAGTAATGATAAAGAAAAAACAGAAAAAGCAATAAGCCTAGCCCTTCTCCAGATCGAGAGACAATTTGGAAAAGGTTCAATTATGCGGTTAGGGGATAAAAAGGTTCTTAAAGATGTTTTGGTAATTCCTACAGGTTCTATTTCTTTAGATTGCGCCTTAGGTTTGGGGGGCATACCCCGGGGAAGAGTGACTGAGATATTTGGTCCAGAAGCTTCAGGAAAGACCACATTAGCCCTTCACATGATAGCTGAAGCGCAAAAATTAGGGGGTATTGCAGCATTTATAGATGCAGAACATGCCCTCGATACTGTTTATGCGAACAAATTAGGAGTGAAACTTGATGACCTTTTGATTTCTCAGCCAGATACTGGGGAACAGGCCCTGGAGATAACAGAGGTCTTGGTGAGGAGTGCTGGTATTGATCTAGCCGTAATCGACTCTGTAGCAGCACTTGTTCCCAAGGCAGAGATCGATGGAGAGATGGGAGATGCTCATATGGGTTTACAGGCAAGGCTCATGTCTCAGGCCTTGAGAAAACTTGCGGCTGTTATTAATAAATCCAATACCAGCGTCGTATTTATAAATCAAATTCGACAAAAGATAGGGGTTATGTTTGGCAATCCGGAAACAACGACAGGTGGAATGGCCCTTAAGTTTTACTCTTCTTTGAGATTGGATATAAGAAGGATTTCTCCTATCAAAGAGGGAGAAAATGTGGTGGGAAACAGGACAAGAGTAAGGGTAGTTAAAAACAAAATGGCTCCTCCCTTCAAACATGCAGAGTTTGATATTATGTATGGGGAGGGGATATCAAGAGAAGGAGACATTATTGATTTAGCTGTTGATAATAATATCATATCGAAAAGTGGGACATGGTACTCTTATAAGGATGAAAGGCTGGGTCAGGGTAGGGAGAATGCTAAAAAATTCTTAAAAGAAAATCCTGATATAATAGCTAAACTGGAAAACGACATTAAAAAGATTCTTGGGATTTCTAAAGAAACAAAAGAAAAGAAGGATGAGTAG
- a CDS encoding regulatory protein RecX has product MAIDDNELNRAKNVAYRFLSYRPRSEREVIRRLKLKGFTKDTVEKVINTLEKYGYIDDAKFAFDWAKYRLQNKPIGKNRLIRELREKGIASDIIHDAVDETYENIDESEIARELAKKKIRSYKGLGDRIIQRRLFAFLLRRGFSIETSKRAINEVLGL; this is encoded by the coding sequence ATGGCTATCGATGACAATGAACTGAACAGGGCAAAGAATGTGGCTTACCGATTTCTCTCTTATAGGCCCAGAAGTGAAAGAGAAGTTATTAGAAGATTAAAATTAAAAGGATTTACAAAAGATACCGTAGAGAAGGTTATAAACACCTTAGAGAAATATGGCTATATAGATGATGCTAAGTTCGCCTTTGACTGGGCAAAATATCGACTTCAAAACAAACCTATAGGAAAGAATCGTTTAATAAGAGAACTGAGAGAAAAAGGTATAGCATCAGACATAATTCACGACGCAGTAGATGAGACATATGAAAATATAGACGAATCTGAAATAGCCAGAGAACTGGCAAAAAAGAAGATTCGTTCTTATAAGGGGCTTGGGGATAGGATTATACAAAGGAGATTATTTGCCTTCTTACTACGGAGAGGATTTTCCATAGAGACCAGCAAGAGAGCTATTAATGAGGTGTTAGGGTTGTAA
- a CDS encoding prepilin peptidase, which translates to MPHSFIYFFLFVFGTIIGSFSNVCIYRIPLKQSVITPSSFCPSCMSPIKFYHNIPILSYIYLGRSCPSCHTRIPFRYPLVELLTGLIYIALYMKFGLSLGFFVFILLCTALVIIAFIDLENRIIPDKITLPGIVVGLLLSFFTISFVNSLLGLFIGGGIFFLIAFIKRGGMGGGDIKLMAMIGSFLGWQGSLMTILIGSIAGSIIGIILLLKKRKGIKDIIPFGPFLAFGGISYILLGEEFFKWYFYLVGL; encoded by the coding sequence ATGCCCCATTCTTTCATTTATTTCTTTCTTTTTGTATTCGGAACAATCATCGGTAGTTTTTCCAATGTCTGTATATACAGGATTCCTCTAAAACAATCTGTTATAACTCCTTCGTCCTTTTGCCCTTCCTGCATGAGCCCGATAAAGTTCTATCACAACATACCAATTTTGAGCTATATCTACCTTGGGAGAAGTTGTCCCTCTTGTCATACAAGAATACCTTTTCGATATCCTTTGGTTGAGCTTCTCACAGGATTAATTTATATAGCCCTATACATGAAATTTGGTTTATCTTTAGGATTTTTTGTCTTTATTCTTCTTTGTACTGCCTTGGTTATTATTGCATTCATTGACCTTGAAAACAGGATTATCCCTGATAAGATTACTCTTCCTGGAATCGTTGTCGGTTTATTATTAAGTTTTTTTACTATTTCATTTGTAAATTCGCTTCTCGGTCTTTTTATTGGAGGGGGCATCTTCTTTCTCATAGCCTTTATAAAGAGAGGAGGCATGGGGGGAGGAGATATTAAGCTCATGGCTATGATCGGTTCATTCCTAGGCTGGCAGGGAAGCCTCATGACTATATTAATAGGTTCTATAGCAGGCTCAATAATCGGAATAATCCTTCTTCTCAAAAAAAGGAAGGGCATAAAGGACATCATCCCTTTTGGTCCTTTTTTAGCTTTTGGAGGAATTTCTTATATTCTCCTGGGTGAAGAGTTTTTTAAATGGTATTTCTATTTAGTAGGTTTGTGA
- a CDS encoding phosphatidylglycerol lysyltransferase domain-containing protein, translating to MNIEKLSFNHKDLLYERLKNVDTPISEYTFANIYLFRNPHNYEVIFDKELFIKGRTYDGFIYLMPTTDIRKIDYDYLKNLMKDVDFLFPVPEEWLGIFNTDEFEFSYKEEDMDYIYTVEKISTFKGRKLHKKRNLLKQFMRLYENEAYPLTEERMKDAVNILNQWKEDIGVPDQETDYDPCLEALKLYDNLILCGGIYYVDKEPGGFIIGEELNEETFVLHFAKGKRKFKGLYQYMYNTFAKILPKKYKYLNFEQDLGHLALKIAKFSYVPDFMLKKYRIRLK from the coding sequence ATGAATATCGAGAAATTAAGTTTTAATCATAAAGATCTTCTTTATGAAAGATTAAAGAACGTTGATACCCCTATATCTGAATATACATTTGCTAACATCTATCTATTTAGAAATCCTCATAATTATGAAGTGATTTTTGATAAAGAGCTCTTTATAAAAGGCAGAACTTATGATGGATTTATCTATTTAATGCCTACTACTGACATTAGAAAAATTGATTATGACTATTTGAAAAATCTTATGAAAGATGTTGATTTCTTATTCCCTGTGCCAGAAGAGTGGTTAGGAATTTTTAATACTGATGAATTTGAGTTCTCATACAAAGAAGAAGATATGGACTATATTTATACTGTTGAAAAAATATCGACATTCAAAGGGAGAAAACTCCATAAAAAAAGAAATCTTCTCAAGCAGTTTATGAGATTATATGAAAATGAGGCCTATCCTTTGACCGAGGAGAGAATGAAAGATGCAGTAAATATTCTCAATCAATGGAAAGAAGATATAGGTGTTCCGGATCAAGAAACAGACTATGATCCCTGTTTAGAAGCATTGAAACTTTATGATAACCTGATTTTATGTGGAGGCATATACTATGTGGACAAAGAACCGGGAGGTTTTATCATAGGAGAAGAGCTGAATGAAGAAACGTTTGTGCTCCATTTTGCAAAAGGGAAAAGGAAATTTAAGGGCCTTTACCAATACATGTACAATACGTTCGCAAAAATTCTCCCCAAAAAGTACAAGTATTTAAATTTTGAACAGGATTTGGGACATCTGGCATTGAAGATCGCTAAATTCTCTTATGTCCCCGATTTTATGCTGAAAAAGTATAGAATTAGACTAAAATAA
- the tpx gene encoding thiol peroxidase: MTERKGIVTMGGKPITLIGDEVKVDMEAPDVEVIDNDLSPVKISSFSGKVVIISSVPSLDTPVCDIETRKLDDEVGKLDFDVEILTISMDLPFAQEHWCGAAATKKVKTLSDYRDASFGMSYGVLIKEVRLLARAIFILDKERIIRYIQLVKEVTNEPDYSEVMSAVKKLK, translated from the coding sequence ATGACTGAACGTAAAGGAATTGTGACAATGGGAGGAAAACCAATTACTTTAATTGGTGATGAAGTTAAGGTTGACATGGAAGCTCCTGATGTTGAAGTGATTGACAATGACCTTTCTCCGGTTAAAATTTCGTCTTTCAGTGGTAAAGTGGTTATTATTTCTTCAGTTCCATCACTTGATACTCCTGTATGCGACATAGAAACACGGAAATTAGATGATGAGGTTGGTAAGCTTGATTTTGATGTTGAAATCCTTACTATCAGTATGGACCTTCCCTTTGCACAGGAGCACTGGTGTGGTGCAGCTGCAACGAAAAAGGTCAAAACATTATCAGATTATCGTGATGCTTCCTTCGGGATGTCATATGGTGTTTTAATTAAAGAAGTTAGGCTCTTGGCCAGAGCAATCTTTATTCTGGATAAAGAAAGAATTATTCGTTATATCCAGTTAGTTAAAGAAGTCACAAATGAGCCGGATTATAGTGAGGTTATGAGTGCTGTAAAAAAACTGAAATAG
- a CDS encoding desulfoferrodoxin, with product MAERLEVYKCEVCGNIVEVLHEGAGELVCCNQPMKLFKENTVDAALEKHVPVVEKTSQGFTVKVGSVPHPMEEKHYIEWIEVIADGKVYRAFLKPGEAPQANFDIKAENITAREYCNLHGLWKS from the coding sequence ATGGCGGAAAGATTGGAAGTTTATAAGTGTGAGGTATGTGGAAACATTGTTGAGGTCTTGCATGAAGGTGCTGGAGAGTTAGTTTGCTGCAATCAACCAATGAAGCTTTTCAAAGAAAATACTGTAGATGCTGCTTTGGAAAAGCATGTTCCAGTAGTTGAGAAGACCTCTCAGGGTTTTACAGTAAAAGTTGGCAGCGTTCCCCACCCTATGGAGGAGAAGCATTATATCGAGTGGATTGAGGTCATTGCCGATGGTAAGGTTTATCGCGCTTTTTTGAAACCAGGTGAAGCACCCCAGGCAAATTTTGATATCAAGGCAGAGAATATTACTGCCCGAGAATACTGTAACCTGCATGGATTATGGAAAAGTTAA